A stretch of the Oenococcus sp. UCMA 16435 genome encodes the following:
- a CDS encoding NAD(P)(+) transhydrogenase (Re/Si-specific) subunit beta, translating to MSTLETIASLVYLVSAFCYVIGVHLMRSPKTAKNGNRLSFVGMILAVIMILIQLISSGKVQPTAWIVLVVGLLLGISYGIVRARKVPMTDVPQLVSLFNAVGGGAAAVIGIFDYVTASGHLSLILSIPVVLDVIIGGITFSGSLIATGKLSGKVSGKPINFPGAKVINILVVIAIVIAAFLMISGTENPWFLLLALVASLIFGLLMTLPIGGADMPVVVSLLNAFTGLAVAFAGFVIDNQVLIIAGALVGAAGTILTLQMADAMNRSVANILAGGFGTSDSESTSASDGVPVKVTETSADDIGLQLAYAHNVMIVPGYGLAAAQAQHEVAELAKLLTDNGINVDYAIHPVAGRMPGHMNVLLADVNVPYDQLKQLDDANSMFANTDVSLVIGANDVTNPLARESGNPISGMPILDVDKSKSVVVIKRSMSTGYAGVQNPLFSLDNTKMFFADAKKGLQDIIASTKEYINQ from the coding sequence ATGAGTACTTTAGAAACGATCGCCTCTTTGGTTTACCTTGTTTCGGCATTTTGTTATGTGATCGGTGTTCACTTAATGCGTAGTCCAAAGACTGCTAAAAATGGTAATCGCTTATCGTTCGTTGGAATGATTTTGGCCGTTATCATGATTTTGATTCAATTAATCAGTTCCGGAAAAGTTCAGCCAACCGCCTGGATTGTTCTGGTAGTTGGTTTACTACTTGGAATAAGCTACGGGATTGTACGTGCTAGAAAAGTTCCAATGACTGATGTGCCGCAACTTGTTTCTTTGTTCAACGCTGTTGGTGGCGGAGCTGCTGCGGTTATTGGTATTTTTGATTATGTGACTGCATCGGGCCATTTAAGTCTAATTTTGTCGATCCCGGTTGTCTTGGATGTAATCATTGGGGGAATTACTTTCTCTGGTTCTTTGATTGCAACTGGCAAGCTTTCCGGAAAAGTTTCCGGGAAACCAATTAATTTTCCTGGTGCAAAAGTGATCAATATTTTGGTTGTAATTGCAATCGTGATTGCTGCTTTTCTAATGATTTCCGGTACGGAGAATCCTTGGTTCTTGTTGCTGGCTTTAGTTGCCAGCTTGATTTTCGGTCTGTTGATGACTCTGCCGATTGGTGGTGCCGACATGCCGGTGGTTGTTTCTTTGCTGAATGCTTTTACCGGTTTAGCAGTAGCTTTTGCCGGTTTTGTAATTGATAATCAGGTTTTGATTATTGCTGGTGCTTTGGTCGGTGCTGCTGGTACCATTTTAACCTTGCAAATGGCTGATGCTATGAATCGTTCGGTAGCGAATATTCTGGCTGGCGGTTTTGGAACCAGCGATTCGGAATCGACTTCGGCCTCGGATGGAGTACCGGTTAAAGTTACAGAAACTTCTGCTGATGACATTGGTCTTCAGTTAGCCTACGCTCATAATGTGATGATCGTTCCTGGTTATGGACTTGCTGCCGCTCAGGCACAACACGAAGTAGCTGAATTGGCAAAACTTCTGACCGATAATGGCATTAACGTTGATTATGCGATTCATCCGGTTGCTGGTCGTATGCCGGGTCATATGAATGTTTTATTGGCTGATGTCAATGTTCCTTATGACCAATTGAAGCAACTTGATGACGCGAATTCGATGTTTGCCAATACGGATGTTTCTTTGGTAATCGGTGCAAACGATGTTACTAATCCATTGGCTCGCGAGTCTGGAAATCCAATTTCCGGAATGCCGATCTTGGATGTTGATAAGTCGAAATCGGTTGTTGTTATCAAACGTTCGATGAGTACCGGTTATGCCGGTGTTCAAAATCCGTTATTCTCGTTGGACAATACAAAAATGTTCTTTGCCGATGCTAAAAAAGGTCTTCAGGATATTATTGCTTCGACAAAAGAATATATTAATCAATAA
- a CDS encoding SDR family oxidoreductase, producing MKIAIVGPTGMAGRATYKEAVMRGHQVTGIVRNPKKAIKLLGEGNFIKKSIYQIAAVNLADFDVVINAFANHQNPIENFDALVHLLRIARGLKTRFIFLLGAGSLERQDGKMLLDALSQLPNNDAWIREPRYGVDELYVLQHDSEGVNWTAVSPQQDFLNGPKSEYVTGRNNLIYAADGKSHITSGNMATAILNEIEEPRFINERFTVGDK from the coding sequence ATGAAGATTGCTATCGTTGGTCCAACGGGAATGGCAGGTCGCGCAACTTATAAAGAAGCGGTTATGCGTGGACATCAGGTAACGGGAATTGTTCGTAATCCCAAAAAAGCGATCAAACTTTTGGGAGAGGGCAATTTTATTAAAAAGAGCATTTACCAAATTGCGGCAGTTAACCTTGCCGATTTTGACGTTGTTATAAATGCTTTTGCAAATCATCAGAACCCGATTGAAAATTTCGATGCTTTGGTACATTTGTTAAGAATTGCCCGTGGCTTAAAAACACGATTTATATTCTTATTAGGTGCCGGCTCCTTGGAAAGACAGGACGGAAAAATGCTTTTAGATGCACTTTCCCAATTGCCTAACAATGATGCGTGGATTCGTGAACCAAGGTATGGTGTTGATGAATTATATGTTTTGCAGCACGATAGTGAGGGTGTTAACTGGACAGCTGTTTCTCCACAACAGGATTTTTTAAATGGGCCAAAATCTGAATATGTTACCGGACGTAATAATTTAATTTATGCCGCGGATGGAAAGTCTCATATAACCTCTGGAAATATGGCTACAGCAATTCTTAATGAGATTGAGGAACCACGCTTTATTAATGAACGATTTACAGTTGGTGATAAATAA
- a CDS encoding uracil permease, whose amino-acid sequence MEEKRSNGAIYDVYERPPFPMLFGLSLQHLFSMFGATVLVPLVVGLNPGVAIFSSGIGTLLHMLITRGKIPAYMGSSFAFVIPMTSLMKSFGYPAVAQGVFSVGIIYLIVALIVAKAGSAWIDKIFPPAVVGPIVMVIGLSLASSAATNATINSVTNKYEIKIFIVALLTLAATIFYNMYFKGFLGMIPVLLGIITGYVFAIIFGLVDFQSVVQAHWFALPSFNSLFASKKIYPSAILDMAPLALVTISEHLGHIMVLNKITGRNFFKDPGLNKTLAGDGTASIAASFVGGPSVTSYGENIGVMQMSKVYSVWVIGGAAVLAVLLSFVGKLSALIQTIPGAVIGGVGFMLYGVIAAAGLQIIVDNKVDYSKKRNLMIAAPILVIGIGNFDLQLGNLEFTGVAMATVIGIVLNLILPKVSASEK is encoded by the coding sequence ATGGAAGAGAAACGATCGAATGGTGCGATTTATGATGTATATGAACGTCCACCGTTTCCAATGTTATTCGGTTTAAGTTTGCAGCATTTATTCAGTATGTTTGGTGCTACGGTTTTGGTGCCCCTGGTAGTTGGGTTGAATCCCGGTGTTGCGATTTTCTCTTCTGGGATCGGCACACTTTTGCATATGCTGATTACTCGCGGTAAGATACCGGCCTATATGGGTTCTAGTTTTGCTTTTGTTATTCCAATGACAAGCCTAATGAAATCTTTTGGGTATCCGGCGGTGGCTCAGGGTGTCTTTTCAGTCGGAATTATTTATCTGATTGTTGCTTTGATTGTTGCTAAAGCAGGATCAGCTTGGATTGACAAGATTTTTCCACCGGCTGTCGTTGGCCCAATCGTTATGGTTATCGGCCTTTCACTAGCTAGTTCGGCAGCGACTAACGCAACGATTAATTCTGTTACAAATAAATATGAAATTAAAATTTTTATTGTTGCGTTATTAACTTTAGCAGCAACGATTTTTTACAATATGTATTTTAAAGGCTTTCTTGGTATGATTCCAGTTTTGCTTGGAATTATTACCGGATATGTTTTTGCAATTATTTTCGGCCTGGTTGATTTTCAATCAGTTGTTCAAGCTCACTGGTTTGCTTTACCAAGCTTTAATTCTTTGTTTGCAAGTAAAAAGATTTATCCTTCGGCGATCCTGGATATGGCTCCTTTGGCTTTAGTAACAATTTCTGAACATTTGGGACATATTATGGTTTTAAATAAAATTACCGGTCGTAATTTCTTTAAAGATCCTGGTCTTAATAAAACTCTAGCCGGAGATGGAACTGCTTCAATTGCTGCATCTTTTGTCGGTGGACCTTCTGTCACCTCTTACGGCGAAAATATTGGCGTTATGCAGATGAGCAAAGTTTATTCGGTTTGGGTAATTGGTGGGGCAGCAGTGCTCGCTGTTCTCTTGAGCTTCGTTGGTAAACTATCTGCTTTGATTCAAACAATTCCCGGTGCTGTAATTGGCGGTGTTGGTTTCATGCTTTACGGCGTAATCGCCGCAGCTGGTTTACAAATTATCGTTGATAATAAAGTTGATTATTCAAAAAAACGCAACCTAATGATTGCGGCTCCGATTTTAGTTATTGGAATTGGAAATTTCGATTTGCAATTAGGAAATTTGGAATTTACCGGGGTTGCTATGGCAACGGTTATCGGTATTGTTTTGAACTTAATTTTGCCAAAAGTTTCTGCATCTGAAAAATGA
- a CDS encoding SH3 domain-containing protein: MKKISVKSNRRPIFFWIIGLILLGIIGVCALKLNEYFSESVITAKSVNLDASPSPKAKIIERLDSGQKIKVLKKNKNTDWWHVESGSQKGWVASWLIKKKNYNSKSAGRLAEATIVLDPGHGGIDSGTQASNGAMEKTYTLRTALKVYKLLKAKNVHVIMTRHTNKTVALASRPALSNRVKANIYISFHFNSAGEQNAAEGYEVFKYHHNADSFASTIDKQFNNLPLYNRGVAFGNFEVLRDNKRPAILVEMGFMDSDYDFSYIQKSSYQQKVANDVTKSLTSYFN; the protein is encoded by the coding sequence ATGAAAAAAATATCCGTTAAATCTAATCGAAGGCCAATTTTCTTTTGGATAATTGGCCTAATTTTATTAGGAATCATCGGCGTTTGCGCCTTAAAACTAAATGAATATTTCTCAGAGTCTGTAATAACCGCTAAATCGGTCAATTTAGACGCTTCTCCTTCGCCAAAAGCGAAAATTATCGAACGTTTGGACAGTGGCCAAAAAATAAAAGTATTAAAGAAAAATAAAAACACTGACTGGTGGCATGTTGAGAGCGGTTCACAAAAAGGTTGGGTTGCCTCTTGGCTGATCAAAAAAAAGAATTACAACTCTAAAAGTGCTGGTCGTTTAGCCGAAGCAACAATCGTTCTTGATCCTGGACACGGAGGAATTGATTCCGGAACCCAAGCAAGCAACGGCGCAATGGAAAAAACATATACTTTGAGAACGGCTTTAAAAGTTTATAAATTACTTAAAGCAAAAAATGTACATGTGATCATGACCAGACACACGAACAAAACCGTCGCACTGGCTTCACGACCGGCTTTGTCAAATCGAGTTAAAGCCAATATTTATATTAGTTTCCACTTTAATTCAGCTGGCGAACAAAACGCAGCCGAAGGTTACGAAGTGTTTAAGTATCATCACAATGCCGATTCATTCGCTTCCACGATAGATAAACAGTTCAATAACCTGCCCTTATATAATCGTGGTGTTGCCTTTGGAAATTTTGAAGTTCTAAGAGATAATAAAAGGCCGGCCATCCTTGTTGAAATGGGCTTTATGGATAGCGATTACGATTTTAGTTATATCCAAAAATCGTCTTATCAACAAAAAGTCGCAAATGATGTCACAAAAAGCTTGACCAGTTACTTTAACTAA
- the uvrB gene encoding excinuclease ABC subunit UvrB, translating to MELETRLPGKFKLHSNYQPTGDQPTAINQLIEGLDKGTKEQILLGATGTGKTFTISNVIATVNKPTLILSHNKTLAGQLYGEMKEFFPENAVEYFVSYYDYYQPEAYVPSSDTYIEKDASINDEIDKLRNSATSSLLSRNDTIVVASVSSIFGLGDPHQYKDHVISLRIGDEYGRNNLMRHLIDIQYVRNDIDFARGTFRVRGDVVEIFPASEDEKAIRVEFFGDEIDRIREINPLTGEILLDDDFISIFPAKHFMTNDNILKSATDGIRREMEECVKKFEQQGKLLEAQRLKQRTEYDIEMLLEMGYTNGIENYSRWMDGRKKGEPPFTLLDFFPKDFLLVVDESHVTMPQVRGMYNGDQARKKTLVDYGFRLPSALDNRPLKLSEFEEHVNQVVYMSATPGDYELSRVTPDNIAEQVIRPTGLLDPEIEVRPIRGQIDDLLGEINARSAKNERVFVTTLTKRMSEDLTTYLKESGIKVQYLHSDIKTLERSEIIRNLRLGKFDALVGINLLREGLDVPEVSLVAILDADKDGFLRNERSLIQTIGRAARNSNGHVIMYADVITENMQKAIDETARRRRIQIKYNEEHNITPTTIKKEIRGSIAISHEVQSADESKLDLTKVAFADMPINDQKEMIESLTEQMKSAAKRMDFEEAAQLRDSILELKTQLKKR from the coding sequence ATGGAATTAGAAACGCGTTTACCTGGAAAATTTAAATTACACAGTAACTATCAACCAACCGGTGATCAGCCAACTGCTATTAATCAACTGATTGAAGGTCTTGACAAGGGTACAAAAGAACAAATTCTGCTTGGGGCTACCGGTACCGGAAAAACTTTTACGATTTCCAATGTTATTGCAACTGTTAATAAGCCAACCCTAATTCTTTCACACAATAAGACTCTGGCGGGTCAACTTTATGGTGAGATGAAAGAGTTTTTTCCGGAAAATGCCGTTGAATATTTTGTTTCCTATTATGACTATTATCAGCCAGAAGCTTATGTGCCGTCATCTGATACTTATATTGAAAAAGATGCCAGTATTAATGATGAGATTGATAAACTGCGAAATAGTGCTACCAGCAGTTTGCTTTCGCGAAACGACACAATTGTTGTTGCTTCAGTATCTTCGATCTTTGGCTTGGGTGATCCGCACCAATATAAGGATCACGTTATCAGCTTACGGATTGGTGATGAATACGGCCGTAATAATTTAATGCGTCATCTAATTGATATTCAATATGTACGTAACGATATCGATTTTGCCCGAGGAACTTTTAGAGTTCGTGGGGATGTTGTGGAAATCTTCCCGGCATCCGAAGATGAGAAGGCGATTCGTGTAGAGTTTTTCGGTGATGAAATTGATCGCATCCGGGAAATTAATCCTCTGACTGGCGAAATTTTACTGGATGATGATTTTATTTCAATTTTCCCAGCCAAGCATTTTATGACCAATGATAATATTCTTAAAAGCGCAACTGACGGTATTCGCCGGGAAATGGAAGAGTGTGTTAAAAAATTTGAACAGCAGGGAAAGCTATTGGAAGCACAACGCCTAAAGCAGCGAACCGAATATGATATCGAGATGCTATTGGAGATGGGCTATACCAACGGTATTGAGAATTACTCTCGTTGGATGGACGGCCGTAAAAAAGGAGAGCCCCCATTTACTTTGCTTGATTTCTTTCCAAAAGATTTCTTGCTGGTTGTCGATGAAAGCCATGTGACGATGCCTCAGGTTCGTGGAATGTATAATGGCGATCAAGCCCGCAAAAAAACTTTGGTTGACTATGGTTTTCGTTTGCCGTCTGCTTTAGATAATCGACCGTTAAAATTATCTGAATTCGAAGAGCACGTCAACCAAGTTGTTTACATGTCGGCAACGCCCGGTGATTATGAATTATCCAGAGTAACTCCCGACAATATTGCCGAACAGGTGATTAGACCGACCGGATTGCTTGATCCGGAAATTGAAGTTCGACCGATTCGTGGACAAATTGACGATTTGCTCGGTGAAATTAATGCCCGCTCCGCCAAAAACGAACGTGTTTTTGTTACGACCTTGACAAAACGAATGTCCGAGGATCTGACGACTTATCTAAAAGAAAGCGGAATCAAAGTTCAGTATCTACACAGTGATATAAAAACACTTGAAAGGAGTGAAATCATTAGAAACTTGCGTTTAGGCAAGTTTGACGCGTTAGTTGGTATCAATTTGCTGCGTGAAGGATTGGATGTTCCTGAAGTTAGTTTGGTTGCTATTTTGGATGCTGATAAAGATGGGTTTTTGCGAAATGAGCGATCATTAATCCAAACAATTGGCCGTGCGGCTCGTAATTCTAATGGGCACGTCATTATGTATGCCGATGTTATTACGGAAAATATGCAAAAAGCAATTGATGAAACAGCTCGTCGTCGCCGGATCCAAATTAAATATAATGAAGAGCATAATATAACGCCAACGACTATTAAAAAGGAAATTCGTGGTTCGATTGCTATTTCGCATGAAGTTCAATCGGCAGACGAGTCAAAACTTGATTTAACCAAAGTTGCTTTTGCCGATATGCCGATAAATGATCAAAAAGAAATGATTGAGAGCCTGACCGAACAAATGAAAAGTGCTGCCAAACGGATGGATTTCGAAGAAGCGGCTCAACTGCGCGATTCGATTCTCGAACTGAAAACTCAGTTAAAAAAACGCTAA
- the uvrA gene encoding excinuclease ABC subunit UvrA, with amino-acid sequence MANKYISIRGARSHNLKNIDVDIPRDSLTVLTGLSGSGKSSLAFDTLYAEGQRRYVQSLSAYARQFLGQMEKPDVDSIEGLSPAISIDQKTTNNNPRSTVGTVTEINDYLRLLFARIGRPDAPKDGTIVLYTVDQMVERTLKLGQGSRLQIFAPIIEKLAGTHEQSLKNAKKLGYIRARIDGKIVELDNLDDLKLDREAKHTIEIMIDRIILKDGIRSRLFDAMEAATRIADGQVVVEQVDGPKIKFSDHYSGALKDFRVGRLEPRLFSFNAPTGACETCQGLGVLREVDTDLIIPDDSLTIRQGAVAPWNPISSNYYPEMLSQFAEQNGIDQDTPWHKLPKKQRNLVLNGAGKKFFHFHYENDFGGVRDTDTEFEGVLANVKRRYTDSNSEFTRGVMSQYMNEMKCPDCGGYRLNPAALSVKIYHKNIGQVAEMAVTDELSFFKALKLGPNDQEIAAPIVKEISDRLGFLVSVGLGYLTLSRSAGTLSGGESQRIRLATQIGSNLSGVLYVLDEPSIGLHQRDNDRLLNSLKQMRDLGNTLVVVEHDEDTMRAADYLIDIGPGAGDQGGKVMAAGTPKQVERTKKSITGQYLSGKKFIPVPKERRQGNGKFVEIFGAAENNLKKINVKFPLGKFISVTGVSGSGKSTLVNSILKRALKQKLNGNSEKAGTYKSITGYEEIEKVIDIDQSPIGRTPRSNPATYTGVFDDIRGLFAQTNEAKMRGYAKGRFSFNVKGGRCENCQGDGIIKIEMNFLPDVYVTCEVCGGTRYNSETLEVTYKGKNIAQVLDMTVDEALPFFSAIPKIARKLKTIQDVGLGYIQLGQSATTLSGGEAQRMKLASELHRIQSGKNFYILDEPTTGLHTDDIKRLLSVLHRLVDAGNTVLVIEHNLDVIKTSDWVIDLGPEGGDAGGMVIATGTPEHIVNVKKSYTGQYLAPVMKRDEAREAALASV; translated from the coding sequence ATGGCGAATAAATATATTTCCATTCGTGGGGCTCGTTCCCATAACTTAAAAAATATCGATGTTGATATTCCAAGAGACAGTTTGACTGTTTTGACAGGCTTGTCGGGATCAGGCAAGTCGAGTTTGGCTTTTGATACTTTATATGCCGAAGGTCAGCGTCGTTATGTTCAGAGCCTATCGGCCTATGCCAGACAGTTTTTGGGTCAGATGGAAAAACCGGATGTTGACTCGATCGAAGGTCTTTCGCCTGCGATTTCAATTGATCAAAAAACGACTAACAATAATCCACGGTCGACAGTTGGTACTGTTACCGAAATTAATGATTATCTGCGTTTGTTATTTGCTCGAATTGGAAGACCGGATGCCCCAAAAGATGGCACGATTGTTCTTTATACAGTTGATCAAATGGTTGAACGAACTTTGAAACTTGGCCAAGGGTCAAGACTGCAAATATTTGCTCCAATTATTGAAAAACTTGCAGGGACTCATGAACAATCCCTGAAAAATGCAAAAAAACTTGGTTACATTCGAGCAAGGATCGACGGCAAAATTGTTGAATTGGATAATCTCGATGATTTAAAACTTGATCGTGAAGCAAAGCATACGATCGAGATTATGATTGATCGAATTATTTTAAAAGACGGTATTCGTTCTCGCTTGTTTGATGCCATGGAGGCAGCAACAAGAATTGCCGATGGCCAGGTTGTCGTCGAACAAGTCGATGGTCCGAAGATAAAGTTTTCCGATCATTATTCCGGGGCTCTGAAGGATTTTCGTGTTGGCCGATTGGAACCAAGACTTTTTTCTTTTAATGCGCCTACGGGTGCCTGTGAAACCTGCCAGGGCCTTGGTGTTTTGCGTGAAGTCGATACAGATCTGATTATTCCTGATGACAGTCTTACAATTCGTCAAGGGGCGGTTGCTCCCTGGAACCCGATTTCTTCCAATTACTATCCGGAAATGCTTTCTCAATTCGCTGAACAAAATGGGATTGATCAGGATACTCCTTGGCACAAGCTTCCAAAAAAACAGCGTAATTTGGTTCTTAACGGAGCAGGGAAAAAGTTTTTCCATTTCCATTACGAAAATGATTTTGGTGGTGTACGCGATACCGATACTGAATTTGAAGGCGTTTTAGCTAATGTCAAACGTCGTTATACCGACTCCAACTCCGAATTTACCCGTGGAGTTATGAGCCAATACATGAATGAGATGAAATGCCCAGATTGTGGCGGCTATCGTCTTAATCCGGCGGCTTTATCCGTTAAAATTTATCATAAAAATATTGGTCAGGTAGCTGAAATGGCCGTGACCGATGAATTGTCTTTTTTTAAGGCTTTAAAACTCGGTCCAAATGATCAAGAAATTGCGGCACCAATTGTTAAGGAAATTTCCGATCGTTTAGGTTTTTTGGTATCTGTAGGCCTTGGTTATCTCACTTTAAGCCGTTCGGCTGGAACACTTTCTGGCGGAGAAAGTCAAAGAATTCGTTTGGCAACTCAAATTGGATCGAATTTATCCGGCGTTCTTTACGTTCTTGACGAACCATCGATTGGTCTTCACCAGCGTGACAACGACCGTTTATTAAATTCATTGAAGCAGATGCGTGATTTAGGCAATACTTTAGTTGTCGTTGAACATGATGAAGATACAATGCGGGCGGCCGACTATTTAATTGATATTGGTCCGGGTGCTGGTGATCAAGGCGGCAAAGTAATGGCAGCTGGAACGCCAAAACAAGTTGAACGGACCAAGAAATCGATTACTGGTCAGTATTTATCCGGGAAAAAGTTTATTCCGGTTCCAAAAGAACGGCGCCAGGGCAATGGCAAATTTGTTGAAATTTTTGGGGCTGCTGAAAATAATTTAAAAAAAATCAATGTTAAATTTCCACTTGGGAAATTCATCTCTGTGACTGGCGTTTCCGGTTCAGGAAAATCAACATTGGTCAACTCGATATTAAAACGAGCTCTAAAACAAAAATTAAACGGTAACTCTGAAAAAGCAGGTACTTATAAATCGATTACCGGTTACGAGGAAATTGAAAAAGTTATTGATATTGATCAATCGCCAATCGGCCGCACCCCGCGTTCAAATCCTGCTACCTATACCGGAGTTTTTGACGATATCAGGGGATTGTTTGCCCAAACTAACGAAGCGAAGATGCGCGGATATGCCAAGGGTCGTTTTTCGTTTAATGTCAAAGGTGGCCGTTGCGAAAATTGTCAGGGCGATGGCATTATCAAAATTGAGATGAATTTTCTTCCTGATGTTTACGTTACCTGTGAGGTGTGTGGTGGTACTCGTTATAATTCCGAAACACTCGAAGTGACTTACAAGGGCAAAAATATTGCCCAAGTACTTGATATGACTGTCGATGAGGCTTTACCATTCTTTTCGGCAATTCCTAAAATAGCTCGTAAATTAAAAACAATTCAGGATGTTGGTCTTGGCTATATCCAATTGGGGCAATCGGCGACAACCCTTTCTGGTGGGGAAGCCCAAAGAATGAAATTAGCTAGTGAATTGCATCGTATTCAATCCGGGAAAAATTTTTATATTTTAGATGAACCGACGACCGGTCTTCACACCGACGATATTAAGCGTTTGTTGAGTGTACTGCATCGATTAGTTGATGCCGGCAATACGGTACTTGTGATTGAACATAATTTGGATGTTATCAAAACATCCGATTGGGTTATTGATCTTGGTCCCGAAGGCGGTGACGCTGGGGGAATGGTTATTGCTACCGGAACGCCGGAACATATTGTCAATGTAAAAAAATCTTATACAGGACAATATTTAGCACCAGTTATGAAGCGGGATGAAGCACGGGAAGCCGCTTTAGCAAGCGTTTAA